The genomic window ACGGGGGCATTAGCAGATACAGCTTCTTGAAGGAGTAAGTGTGGATAAGAGAAAGGGAGTTAAAGGAAAGGCGCAGAGCAGTGCATAAATGTGTGCTGTGTTCTGGAGAGGAGAGTCTGATCTGAATGGACAGTGTGTGGTAGGCACTCCAGTTAAGGTTCAGTGGTATAGCTTGTGAGCTGAGGAAGCAAGAGCCTGGAGTTAGGTGGGACAGTGATCGAGGCAGGTATGAGGATAAGAAGTCTAGATTGGATGGTGGCAGTAGGAATATAGAAGGACATACTAAGGGAAAAAACCTTTGGAACTTGGTGACTAAGTGTGAAGGAAACAGATGAGTTCAAGACagtctcccctctgctcccctttcccctggaatCACTCTCCATTTAATTCTCTAGCCCCAAGTGGAGAACTATGGAGACAGGAGATGACTGTTCCCAGCAGTACCAGGATCTTCCAAGAAATGGTCAGGAGGGCTAGGGCTAGGGAGCAGTTTGGAAGAGAAGTATCTGCTCTGAACACACAACAGAACCTTTTCCTCTCGTCACCTTgctctggaaaataaaatatttctcattttttgaagTTTCATGTATTTTCCCCACTTTCTTCAACTCACTGAACTTTCTGAAAACATTTCCTTAGACACTTTCTTATAAGCCTCTTGGATAAAAAAGGCAGGTCTGAACTCAGAGATGTTTTTTATGATCCGTCCAAACTATGATATCCTTTGTTTGCTTCTCTGCAAGCAGGATTTCCATTTCCTAAATCCGGTGTGGTCTCCAGGTTGGAGCAAGGAGAGCCATGGATCCCAGATTTGGGTTCCAAGGAGAAGGAACTCCCAAGAGGCAGTCACACAGGAGACAGACGAACACATGCTGATCTGTTACCatccagaagagagagaagcagctggGTGGAGCAGGatcactggggctttgaggatgAGAAGGTGGCAGGTGTGCACTGGGGCTATGAAGAGACCAGAACTCTCCTAGCAATCCTCAGTCAGACTGAGTTTTATGAGGCTCTCCGAAACTGTCACCGAAACAGCCAAGTGTATGGGGCTGTGGCTGAGCGGCTCCGGAAGTATGGCTTCCTCCGGACCCTGGAACAGTGTCGGACCAAGTTCAAAGGTCTCCAGAAGAGCTATCGGAAAGTCAAGAGTGGCCACCCACCTGAAACCTGCCCCTTCTTTGAAGAGATGGAAGCCCTGATGAGCGCCCAGGTCATCACCCTGCCCAGTAATGGCCTGGAAGAGGCAGCCTCTCACTCTGGCCTGGTGGGCAGTGATGCTGAGACTGAGGAGCCAGGGCAAGGGGGCTGGCAGCATGAGGGAGCAGAAGAGGCCGTGGCTGAAGAGTCTGACAGTGATGAAATGGCCCAGGAGGCCACCCCCCAGGATCCCAACAACTCAACTGCACCTGTCCTTTTCCGAAGGCCAAGTGGTAAGAAGCTTCTCTTTTTGGGGTTTTGGGATTAGATTTGAGGAGTTATGAGACTTGATGTGAAGTCAGGAAGCTTAAAGTCACCTGCCAGTGTTGTCACTTTAGTAGAGAACAAAGAGGCACTTCTCAGTTCTATGtgtatttcattctcttttgtggGATAATCAGTGAAATAATAGTAAGTAGAAagtaattttagatattttaaagaaatactctCAGAAAATTCAAGAGAGTCCTGAAAAGGATTATCAttccttgtatttctttattaaattttttcctgattataaaatcACTGAAGGCTGAGCAAAACTTGGCATTACATTATCTTTAAgaagaactaatatttattgagcatcttacATGAACTGGCGCTTCATCTTTTACTCTCCCAAATCTCAGTCAGTTTGTGTTCCCTTCTACTTGGAAAAGCATAGTGAAGAATTGCCCAAAGCTGGGGAAGCATTTATGTCTCCTCTCTGAGATTCACAACGCACATTGGCATTGTAACAGgactgagaagtcctgcagcaaGAAACCTTGTCTTACACTCTGTGGTGGAGTAAGATTTGCCTGTGGAACTGTCTTTTAAGTGTCATTTATTACTGTTGATACAATTTGTACAACCATGTTGTTATGGAAAGAGCACTAAAGTATGAGTCAGGAGGCTCTGTTTCCAATCCTGACCACTAatcagctgggtgaccttggacagttATCTGACCATTTCAAAGTTTGTTGTTTCAGCTGTAAAACGGGGCATGGCAGCAGGACTACATCTCTGAAGTTGCAGCTGCACTGTGAACAGtgatcttcttccattttttactATATGTGTGATGTTACTTAGTTCTGTTCTAGTcgtcttctattttttctttttttttcttcattctttttccttttttgtcattGGAATAAATATAGGTAAATCACAAACATGGCACATGTGCTAGCTGctattattttcataatctttgttcatttttttccactgcttttcctctgtcttcaatTCCCCTTCTCCTTTACTTGCAGTGAGTGGAGGCTAATGGAAGCAATGTAATCTCCAGCTGGCTCTCAAGTGGGAGGAAGACTCTTTGAATCTCCCTTCCCTCTACCTTGGGTACCTTCAGGGAGCAGTCTGTAATCCTGATGAAGTACTGCCCAAGTCGGGGGGCCTGCAGCACTAGCACATGTCCAGGCTAGGACATGCTGTCTactctgcttcctttctctttctggcttctgCCAGTCCTTCACTCCTAAGGATAAGGTGCATGACTTTCAGGTCCTTATCTTGTCCTCTTCAGAGGTTTTTGCTGTGGTTGGGCTTGCTTTTTTGAAACATGGCAAGTGAAGAAGGGCCATCATAGGGATAAGGCAGCAGTGTGATTCTGAAAGAGACTGTTCCTTGGGGTTTTGAGTCATTCTTTGGGCAACTTAGTTCATAAGGAAGTAGGGCTGTTGGAAAAAGAATGATCAGGAAGTTAGCGATGACTCCGTGCTAACATGATTGATTGTGGATCTTCTTCCCCTGACCAGTTATTTTCTAGTTAGGGTCAGAATTCcagaaaaactacaaaagaatGGGGAAATGCACTCTATACACTTGCCTCAGTGTTTCAGTGATCAGATGGAAAGGCCTCTTTTTTATATGGCTAAACAGAATGCAGGAATAAAGGTCTCTGAGAAATTGCTATAGGATATAGAGAAGCAAAATTGTCTAATAAGTCTGTATAGATCTTGGGAACATGAAGTATTTGTAGTGTTTCATCTAGGAGCCCAAGCTTAGGTGATTTTTCAGGATGCAGATGATAGGATTGAGGAGTTGAGGCTTTAAAGCCCTGGATTAAGTGGTGCTAAAACTTCTCTTCTGGTGGCAGGTGTACACTGGGGCTATGAAGAGACAAAGACTTACCTTGCAATTCTTAGTGAGACTCAGTTTTACGAAGCCCTCCAGAACTGTCACCGCAACAGCCAGCTGTACGGAGCAGTGGCTGAGCGGTTATGGGAACATGGCTTCCTTAGGACGGCGGAGCAGTGTCGGACCAAGTTTAAAAGCCTACAAACCAGCTATCGAAAAGTCAAGAATGGCCAAGCACCAGAGACCTGTCCCTTCTTTGAAGAGATGGATGCTTTAGTGAGTGCCCGGGTTGCTGCCCCGCAAAGTGATGGCCAGGAAGAGGAGACAGCCTCTTGTCCTCTCCAGGAGACCAGTGAGGCCGAAGCTGAGAAGCAAGCTGAAGAGGCAGAAGAGGCCACGGAAGAAGATTCTGAGGATGATGAAGAGGATACTGAGTTACCCCCAGGGGCTGTCATGACCCGTGCTCCAGTCTTATTCCAGAGCCCCAGTGGTAAGATCCTTTTACTTCTTAAGGTCTAAATAGCAAAGGGCAGGCAGTGGGATTTAGGAGAAAAATCATCAGATTGAAGACCAGGAGAACTGGCCTCTATATCCAGCTCTCACGGATTCCTGTGACCACCTCATGATTCCTGTTTATTAAGGAAGCTCAGTGAGGGGATGTAAATTAGCCACTTGACTCGCCTCCTCACACTACAGCATCAATCTGAGATGGTTGCAGACTTTGTAAATTTGCCATCAGCTACATGTGAGTTTACCTAGCAGAAAATCTGAAAGGTAACATTTCCTAACTAGCATGTGATGTACCCATAGTACAatgaagttgattttaaaaagttcattctcatttttgtttttcttctagtttcagCTAGTAACCAGCTGTATGTCTGCTTTATTCACATATATGAAAACCTGATAACCTCTTTCTTCAGACACACTTATGCAAAAGTCTGAGATTTCTGAGGAAACTAACCCTTTGAATCTTAGCTActgtataagaaaaaaatacttcacTATGGCTTCCCTCCTTGTGGGAAGAATAATTCTAATTTTGGAgtcatacatgta from Equus asinus isolate D_3611 breed Donkey chromosome 2, EquAss-T2T_v2, whole genome shotgun sequence includes these protein-coding regions:
- the ZSCAN29 gene encoding zinc finger and SCAN domain-containing protein 29 isoform X4, with translation MSRKWRGGSGSGGRFRKRAWKTWTFGVSGTPAQGCTQEREGKKPRPGTTGADESKGEAQTFSKERLEQGEPWIPDLGSKEKELPRGSHTGDRRTHADLLPSRRERSSWVEQDHWGFEDEKVAGVHWGYEETRTLLAILSQTEFYEALRNCHRNSQVYGAVAERLRKYGFLRTLEQCRTKFKGLQKSYRKVKSGHPPETCPFFEEMEALMSAQVITLPSNGLEEAASHSGLVGSDAETEEPGQGGWQHEGAEEAVAEESDSDEMAQEATPQDPNNSTAPVLFRRPSGVHWGYEETKTYLAILSETQFYEALQNCHRNSQLYGAVAERLWEHGFLRTAEQCRTKFKSLQTSYRKVKNGQAPETCPFFEEMDALVSARVAAPQSDGQEEETASCPLQETSEAEAEKQAEEAEEATEEDSEDDEEDTELPPGAVMTRAPVLFQSPSGFEAGFENEANLKRDISEEVQLHRTLLARSERKIPRHLNQGKVSESECRSGRQWEKTPGERRGKLTLPERSLGQVLSHQRPYLGERPHKYLRYGKSFGPNSHLIDQISHQVESPYKCADCGKSFSRSARLIRHRRIHTGEKPYKCLDCGKSFRDSSNFITHRRIHTGEKPYQCGECGKRFNQSSSLIIHQRTHTGEKPYQCEECGKSFNNSSHFSAHRRIHTGERPHVCPDCGKSFSKSSDLRAHHRTHTGEKPYGCHDCGKCFSKSSALNKHREIHTREKLLSQSAPK
- the ZSCAN29 gene encoding zinc finger and SCAN domain-containing protein 29 isoform X5, with protein sequence MSRKWRGGSGSGGRFRKRAWKTWTFGFPFPKSGVVSRLEQGEPWIPDLGSKEKELPRGSHTGDRRTHADLLPSRRERSSWVEQDHWGFEDEKVAGVHWGYEETRTLLAILSQTEFYEALRNCHRNSQVYGAVAERLRKYGFLRTLEQCRTKFKGLQKSYRKVKSGHPPETCPFFEEMEALMSAQVITLPSNGLEEAASHSGLVGSDAETEEPGQGGWQHEGAEEAVAEESDSDEMAQEATPQDPNNSTAPVLFRRPSGVHWGYEETKTYLAILSETQFYEALQNCHRNSQLYGAVAERLWEHGFLRTAEQCRTKFKSLQTSYRKVKNGQAPETCPFFEEMDALVSARVAAPQSDGQEEETASCPLQETSEAEAEKQAEEAEEATEEDSEDDEEDTELPPGAVMTRAPVLFQSPSGFEAGFENEANLKRDISEEVQLHRTLLARSERKIPRHLNQGKVSESECRSGRQWEKTPGERRGKLTLPERSLGQVLSHQRPYLGERPHKYLRYGKSFGPNSHLIDQISHQVESPYKCADCGKSFSRSARLIRHRRIHTGEKPYKCLDCGKSFRDSSNFITHRRIHTGEKPYQCGECGKRFNQSSSLIIHQRTHTGEKPYQCEECGKSFNNSSHFSAHRRIHTGERPHVCPDCGKSFSKSSDLRAHHRTHTGEKPYGCHDCGKCFSKSSALNKHREIHTREKLLSQSAPK